ACCACGCGCTCCAAATATGGCAGACGCCGTACTTGGATGATGAAACCAGTGCCGCCGCCGCAGCCGACAAGGAGTCCTTCCTCTACAAGATCGGGAATCCCGAGCTGGTCCGGGGCATGGCAGAAGCCCGCGAATTGCTGACCCTTCTCCAGAAGGACGACTCCTTCGCCGGCCTTTATCTCGATATCGTCAAGCGTTCGGGCGATTTGCTTGATGCCTACTTCTGGCTCGATCGCAGCGAGTGCCAGTCGCTCGCCGCTCCGGTCCGTGAGATCAAGAAAGCGGGCGAGGCCGCGATTGGAGAATTCGACAAGGTTCAGAAGCTCCGCGCGGTCGCCACTGAGCGCACCGCGGTGGTCCGCACCGCAATGGAGAAGCTTGTCCGTGAGGCACGGAATTCCCCGCCGGATGCACTCCAGGGCTTCGTTCACCAGCTTGCAGGCCTGCGGAAGCTGCGGGGCGAGATCATTGCTCTGCGCGATGTCCGATATACGGACGCCGAAACGATTGCGGCCTTCGAGAAGGAGGTGGTCGAGACCACCGATGTCGTTTCAACGAAGACTGTCGAATTCCTCCTCGGGGAGGAATCGCTGAAGTCCTACGCCGCCGCGATCGATACGCAGGAAGCCGCGCTCACGAAGATATCAAAGGTCACCGAGGCGGATGACGTCGCCACTGCGCTCGATCAGGCCGCCGGTGAACTGGAAATGCTCATCGAGATCGTCGGTGGCTTGAAGATTGCGGATGCCACGCAGACCACTGCCATCATCGAAAGGATTTCCGCGCTTTATGCCCGGCTGAATGGCACCCGTGGTTCGTTGCGGAACAAGCGCAGGGAACTCGCGCGCGGGGAAGGGGAGGCGCAGTTCGCCGCCCAGATAAAGCTTCTTTCGCAGGCGCTGGCGAACTACCTCGATCTCTGCGATACCCCGGAGAAGTGCGATGAATCACTCACCCGCCTGATGGTTCAGGTGGAGGAGTTGGAAGGGCGCTTCGCAGAGCTCGACGAGTATGTCGAGCAGCTCACAACACGTCGCGAGGAGATCTACGACGCTTTTGAAGGACGCCGCACCCAGCTCGTCGAGGCGCGTGGCAAGCGCGCTGGAGCACTTTTCAAATCGGCAGAGCGTATCCTGGCCGGCATCCGCAATCGCGTCACCGCCCTGAAGGAAGTTGAGGAGATCCACTCCTATTTCGCGACCGATCCGATGATCGAGAAGGTCCGAGACCTGATCGGCCAGCTGCAAACCTTGGGTGATTCGGTCAAGGCGGATGATCTCCAGACGCGGCTCAAGACCCTGCGTGAGGATGGGGTGCGCCAGCTCAAGGACAAGAAGGACCTCTATGTGGATGGCCAGAATGTCATCCGCTTCGGGAAGAATGCCTTCAACGTGAACACGCAGCCGCTGGAAATGACCATCGTCCCGCATGAGGACGCCATGGCCTTCCACCTGACGGGCACGAAGTTCTTCGAATCGATCACCGATGCCGATTTCCTAGCGGCCCGTGAGGCTTGGGATCTGGAAGTGCCGAGCGAAAGCCCGCGTGTCGCCCGCGCCGAGTATCTGGCGTGGCGCTTCCTCATGGAGGGGAAGGCGGGGGGTGACCTGCTTGGTGCCGTGCAGGCCTTCATGCAGCCTCGTTATGCCGAAGGCTACACCAAGGGCATTCACGACGAGGATGCCACGAAGATCCTTGCACTGCTTTTACCGATCCATGCCGAAGCCGGTCTGCTGCGCTTTGCCCCGCGCGAGCGAGCGGCCGCGCTACTCTTCTGGGAATCTTGGGAAGATCCTGCGAAGGCGCGCCTAGCCGGACAGTTCGCATCCTACGGGAAGCGTCGTAGCTTGTTCTCCGGGGGGGATGAGACCCAGCGCTGGAAAGCGAGGCTTGCCGGGGGCTTCACGAATTGGCGCGGCGACTACGGACTCTTCCCGGACGTGAATTCGGTGAAGGTAGCGTTGTACCTTGAAGAGGAACTTGCCGCTGCTGGTGCCTTCGTTGTTTCTGCCGCCGCCGCGGAACTTTCGAAGGCCTTCCATCAAGGTCTGGTGGCAAAGCGCGCGGATTCGATTTTCAAGGACTCGCTCGGAGACCATGACTGTCCCGTCTCCCTGAAATACGAAATCGCTCGCGATTGGCTCGCAGGCTTCGCGGCCTCCCACCCGGAGAGCCTGCACGGTTCGCCCGCGGATCTGGCGGATGCGGTGATCGATGAGGCCGCGGTGCATCTCGCCCGTGGTGGTTACGAACAGCGTGCCGTGAAAGCGGTGCCTTTGTCCTTCTTGGTCGAGGGTCTGCGTTCCAGCCATCCGCGGATTGCGAATGGCAGCCTGGAAGTTCATTACAGCGAGTTCCTCGATCGTCTGGAGCGTCATGAGCGCACGGACGCCGCGGCATTCCGCGGCCTTGCCGAGCGCAAGACCAAGCTCACCAGCGAGAAGCGCGGACAGATGCGCTTGGATGAGTTCAAGCCGAAGGTCATGAGCGCCTTCGTGCGAAATCGCCTCATCGATGAAGTCTATCTTCCGCTGATCGGGAACAACCTCGCCAAGCAACTTGGCACCGCAGGGGCCAATACCCGCACCGACCGCATGGGCCTGCTGCTCCTGATTTCCCCGCCCGGCTACGGCAAGACGACGATCATGGAGTACGTGGCGAACCGCCTCGGCCTCACCTTCGTGAAGATCAACGGCCCGGCGCTCGGCCACCGCGTGCTTTCGCTGGATCCCGCCGAAGCCCCGAACGCCTCCGCCCGCATGGAAGTGGAACGCGCGAACCTGGCGTTGGAGATGGGCGACAACGTGATGCTCTACCTCGATGACATCCAGCACACGGATCCCGAGTTCCTGCAAAAGTTCATCAGCCTTTGCGATGCACAACGGAAGATCGAGGGCGTGTGGAAGGGCCAGGCAAAGACCTACGATCTCCGGGGTCGGAAGGTTGCGGTCGTCATGGCGGGCAACCCTTACACCGAGAGCGGCGGCAAGTTCCAGATCCCGGACATGCTCGCGAACCGCGCGGACACCTATAACCTCGGCGACATTCTTGGCGGTCACGAAGCGGCCTTCAAGGCGAGCTACATCGAGAACGCGCTCACCTCGAATGCCGCGCTTTCCCGCCTCGCCAGCCGTTCGCAGAAGGACGTGCTCATGCTCATCCGCGTCGCCGAAACCGGCAGTCGCGATGGTGCCGACTTCGAGGGCAATTACACGCCCGCTGAAGTTGAGGAGATGCTCGCGGTAACCAAGCATCTGCTTGCCGTGCGGGACACGATCCTGCGGGTGAATCTCCAGTACATTGCCAGCGCCGCGCAGGAAGATGCCTACCGGTCCGAACCACCCTTCAAGCTCCAGGGTTCCTATCGCAACATGAATCGCATCGCCGAAAAGGTGCTGCCCCTCATGACACCGGAGGAGGTGCGCCAGATCATCATCGATCACTACCGGAGTGAATCGCAGAACCTCACCACGGCCGCGGAGGCGAACCTCCTCAAGTTCTACGAAATGGAGGGCCTGCTCGATGACACGCAGGCCGTGCGCTGGGAGCAGATCAAGAAGGAGT
This portion of the Luteolibacter luteus genome encodes:
- a CDS encoding DNA repair ATPase, producing the protein MPEEPPKPDQLEGGAYEVIRARLDKHAATLRTGLDVLNAERLQVFGGVETTLLGTERVPTEHNCIARDLVAIGKQRFLFGYNIQFGLKQTTDIKDVFAAYDFNPETRSFTQLGVEEVLGDAKFAEDFAYLFKYYREAVFLKFMVIGPALYLVMRAGKTVDDIKAFKWRFASGGGLEYLGNRFDHECVYPPQQEFEWKRAHRGMHRSGEHPHISIEDRVFVETVGGDLTVKVEDNTASGQGIYSEPVAESDQTLDDAEIFYAIVGSLILLKILPYRESMHRHLVFNEKTKSVHRIDTIGDSCVLLPDDHGIIFANGYLLQSGEVKTFEHGLLDMRFERKVASANGEDILYSFYNRAAGDYVLLSYNRIKQSVETPIVCSGYSLFGNGQLVLFRADGQPQKHHALQIWQTPYLDDETSAAAAADKESFLYKIGNPELVRGMAEARELLTLLQKDDSFAGLYLDIVKRSGDLLDAYFWLDRSECQSLAAPVREIKKAGEAAIGEFDKVQKLRAVATERTAVVRTAMEKLVREARNSPPDALQGFVHQLAGLRKLRGEIIALRDVRYTDAETIAAFEKEVVETTDVVSTKTVEFLLGEESLKSYAAAIDTQEAALTKISKVTEADDVATALDQAAGELEMLIEIVGGLKIADATQTTAIIERISALYARLNGTRGSLRNKRRELARGEGEAQFAAQIKLLSQALANYLDLCDTPEKCDESLTRLMVQVEELEGRFAELDEYVEQLTTRREEIYDAFEGRRTQLVEARGKRAGALFKSAERILAGIRNRVTALKEVEEIHSYFATDPMIEKVRDLIGQLQTLGDSVKADDLQTRLKTLREDGVRQLKDKKDLYVDGQNVIRFGKNAFNVNTQPLEMTIVPHEDAMAFHLTGTKFFESITDADFLAAREAWDLEVPSESPRVARAEYLAWRFLMEGKAGGDLLGAVQAFMQPRYAEGYTKGIHDEDATKILALLLPIHAEAGLLRFAPRERAAALLFWESWEDPAKARLAGQFASYGKRRSLFSGGDETQRWKARLAGGFTNWRGDYGLFPDVNSVKVALYLEEELAAAGAFVVSAAAAELSKAFHQGLVAKRADSIFKDSLGDHDCPVSLKYEIARDWLAGFAASHPESLHGSPADLADAVIDEAAVHLARGGYEQRAVKAVPLSFLVEGLRSSHPRIANGSLEVHYSEFLDRLERHERTDAAAFRGLAERKTKLTSEKRGQMRLDEFKPKVMSAFVRNRLIDEVYLPLIGNNLAKQLGTAGANTRTDRMGLLLLISPPGYGKTTIMEYVANRLGLTFVKINGPALGHRVLSLDPAEAPNASARMEVERANLALEMGDNVMLYLDDIQHTDPEFLQKFISLCDAQRKIEGVWKGQAKTYDLRGRKVAVVMAGNPYTESGGKFQIPDMLANRADTYNLGDILGGHEAAFKASYIENALTSNAALSRLASRSQKDVLMLIRVAETGSRDGADFEGNYTPAEVEEMLAVTKHLLAVRDTILRVNLQYIASAAQEDAYRSEPPFKLQGSYRNMNRIAEKVLPLMTPEEVRQIIIDHYRSESQNLTTAAEANLLKFYEMEGLLDDTQAVRWEQIKKEFNKRKLMGAGGDSDPVGRVVAQLTQFNDGLEAIKEGISLAGRSYAQPQSLAEQTFARLQQIIEGLRAVPVQVDIKVVPVQDDKGSIERVDGPDSPPLAFQPDVRQG